In the Arthrobacter sp. 31Y genome, one interval contains:
- a CDS encoding PrpF domain-containing protein has product MKIEAEWMRGGTSKCWVFETENLDQANANLDDLLPRLFGSPDTRQIDGVGGATSTTSKAMILSRPADPEVDVEFTFAQVGIEEAAVDWGSNCGNCSAVVGLYAIEKGWVVPDGDSTRIVTRNTNTGQIIIQRVSTPSGALPIAPDAQMPGVVFPGYRVGLGFQNPAGKTTGHLLPTGSATDTILAGGTRWTVSMVDAGAPVVMVRAEELGLDTARYDTWKASVELQLDTLDLIRRQAAVRMGMAATPAQAARAVPKLAIVGPPEGPDAEGDVNIMMLSMGKPHPALAITGSVALTLAARTPGTVLNAITGNSSEAVLKLRTPAGVIETWSEEQDGSLLVGVNRTARTIASSIIHLPETLGNVVEASLATATR; this is encoded by the coding sequence ATGAAGATCGAAGCTGAATGGATGCGCGGAGGCACCAGCAAGTGCTGGGTCTTTGAAACTGAAAACCTGGATCAGGCCAACGCCAACCTGGACGATCTCCTGCCACGTCTCTTCGGAAGCCCGGACACCCGGCAGATCGATGGCGTAGGCGGAGCTACTTCAACCACCAGTAAAGCCATGATCCTTAGCCGGCCAGCGGATCCGGAGGTGGATGTCGAATTCACTTTCGCCCAGGTGGGTATCGAGGAGGCCGCTGTTGATTGGGGCAGCAACTGCGGGAACTGCTCAGCAGTGGTGGGTCTCTACGCCATCGAGAAAGGCTGGGTAGTGCCCGACGGCGATTCCACCCGAATCGTCACCCGGAATACCAACACGGGACAGATCATCATTCAGCGGGTTTCAACACCCTCCGGCGCCCTGCCGATCGCCCCGGACGCGCAGATGCCCGGCGTCGTGTTTCCGGGTTACCGGGTGGGCCTCGGCTTCCAGAATCCGGCCGGAAAGACCACCGGACATCTCCTTCCCACCGGCTCGGCAACTGACACGATCCTTGCCGGCGGTACCCGCTGGACGGTCTCCATGGTTGATGCTGGCGCACCTGTTGTCATGGTGCGGGCTGAAGAGCTAGGACTGGACACTGCCCGGTACGACACCTGGAAAGCCAGCGTCGAACTGCAACTGGACACCCTGGACCTGATACGTCGCCAGGCAGCGGTGCGGATGGGAATGGCAGCCACTCCCGCTCAAGCTGCGCGGGCTGTTCCCAAACTCGCCATCGTCGGCCCTCCCGAAGGTCCTGACGCCGAAGGTGACGTCAACATCATGATGCTCTCCATGGGCAAACCGCATCCCGCCCTGGCCATCACCGGCAGCGTCGCGTTGACGCTCGCTGCCCGCACACCCGGCACCGTGCTGAACGCCATCACAGGAAACAGCTCCGAAGCGGTCCTGAAGCTCAGGACGCCTGCCGGCGTCATCGAAACCTGGAGCGAGGAACAAGATGGGTCCCTTCTGGTCGGCGTCAATCGAACAGCGCGCACCATCGCCTCCAGCATCATTCACCTCCCGGAGACTCTCGGCAACGTCGTCGAAGCCTCACTAGCAACAGCCACTCGATGA
- a CDS encoding LysR family transcriptional regulator, translating to MLNDEGLDLFDIRRLALLVEVVEQGSITAAADIMMYSPSAVSQQLRKLEQEVGQPLLNRRSRGVVPTEAGQVLAGHARKIVGQMRAARSDLGQIAGLNRGSLTVGTFPTLAGSFLPLVIRAFKKRYPAIGLSVRSARFDELVSDLESGVTGLCLLWDYPWNRFNDESIRITEVFQESTVILVAKGHPLADRDEVTMKDLRKESWIVRAEAHPVVEVLQRSAHDAGFEPNIGFLANDYQEAQAMVSVGMGVAMVPKTAVALQHPDVRILSLGADAPLRRVLLAQRQDKVYAPAEVAFHSTLLEIARERGSDYL from the coding sequence ATGCTTAACGATGAGGGCTTGGATTTATTTGATATCCGGCGGCTTGCCCTTCTGGTGGAGGTGGTTGAGCAGGGGTCCATCACGGCTGCGGCCGACATCATGATGTATTCCCCTTCGGCTGTCTCGCAGCAGTTGCGCAAGTTGGAACAAGAAGTGGGGCAGCCCCTCCTCAACCGCCGGTCCCGCGGTGTGGTCCCCACGGAGGCGGGTCAGGTGCTGGCAGGACATGCGCGAAAGATCGTGGGACAGATGCGTGCCGCTCGGTCCGATCTCGGCCAGATTGCCGGTTTGAACCGCGGCTCGTTAACAGTCGGTACGTTCCCCACGTTGGCCGGTTCGTTTTTGCCGCTGGTGATCCGCGCCTTCAAGAAGCGCTACCCGGCCATTGGTCTCTCGGTGCGCAGCGCCCGCTTCGATGAACTCGTCTCGGACCTTGAATCCGGCGTGACCGGACTTTGCTTGCTCTGGGACTACCCGTGGAACCGGTTCAACGACGAATCCATTCGGATTACGGAAGTCTTCCAGGAGAGTACGGTAATCCTGGTCGCCAAGGGACACCCCCTGGCTGATCGCGACGAGGTGACCATGAAAGACCTCCGAAAGGAGTCATGGATAGTCCGCGCTGAGGCGCACCCGGTAGTGGAGGTACTTCAACGCTCAGCCCACGACGCCGGTTTTGAGCCGAACATCGGTTTTCTTGCCAACGATTACCAAGAGGCCCAGGCCATGGTCAGCGTCGGCATGGGCGTGGCGATGGTGCCCAAGACAGCGGTGGCCCTGCAGCATCCGGATGTCAGGATCCTTAGCCTCGGCGCTGACGCTCCGCTGCGCCGGGTTCTCCTGGCCCAGCGCCAGGACAAGGTGTACGCGCCCGCTGAGGTCGCCTTCCACTCAACTCTTTTGGAAATTGCCCGTGAGCGTGGCAGCGACTATCTCTGA
- a CDS encoding MFS transporter yields the protein MASPASRQRKMSPTAARMFRSTLTNRRPARVEPAPQLLLASQLIFNIGFYAVVPFLAVAMRHDFGMGAMAIGVVLGARTFAQQGMFLFGGALADRWGARQSMITGCLVRIAGFLLLTWAADFPLFLIGAIVTGIGGALFSPALQSLVGAAAERNRSSLFALLVICGEVGVVVGPLLGTFLLNTGFDTSLLVAAGVFTVMAVIFWLFLPKTARTTEASVELPGRVPPSGLWSCLKDKKFIGFAAFFSVNLVATNQLYFGLPVELERSGAGANSLAIVFAYASILTITLQWPIAALMRRAGPRIALPLGFALQSLGFASLGVLAVSPPPEWLPILPALVLVTGTALGNMCVQPVAMGLVLEFAAGRPTGAYYGLLASAGGLAVVLGNTALAPLYELAYAPSVTAFAPWIFLSACGAITAVFIRLFVPTSRLHHVLPQDLSAARDPASPQR from the coding sequence ATGGCCAGCCCCGCCTCCCGGCAGCGAAAGATGAGTCCGACGGCGGCACGCATGTTTCGTTCCACACTCACCAACAGGCGCCCCGCCAGGGTTGAACCGGCACCGCAACTACTGCTGGCCAGCCAGCTGATTTTCAACATTGGCTTCTACGCAGTGGTGCCCTTCCTTGCAGTGGCCATGCGACATGACTTCGGGATGGGCGCAATGGCGATTGGCGTCGTCTTGGGTGCACGCACCTTCGCCCAACAGGGAATGTTCCTGTTCGGCGGGGCGCTTGCAGACCGATGGGGAGCCCGGCAGTCCATGATCACCGGATGCCTGGTCCGTATCGCCGGATTCCTGCTGCTGACATGGGCTGCCGACTTCCCGCTATTTCTGATCGGGGCCATCGTTACCGGGATAGGCGGGGCGCTATTCTCCCCTGCGCTGCAAAGCCTCGTAGGCGCAGCTGCCGAGCGCAACAGGTCCTCCCTTTTTGCGTTGCTTGTCATCTGCGGTGAAGTAGGCGTGGTGGTGGGCCCCTTGCTGGGGACCTTCCTCCTGAATACAGGCTTCGACACTTCGCTCCTGGTGGCAGCCGGCGTCTTTACCGTGATGGCAGTGATCTTTTGGCTCTTCCTGCCGAAGACCGCCCGCACCACCGAAGCCTCCGTGGAACTGCCCGGCCGCGTACCGCCGTCAGGCCTCTGGTCCTGCCTGAAGGATAAAAAGTTCATCGGGTTCGCGGCCTTCTTCAGCGTCAACCTTGTGGCCACCAACCAGCTCTACTTCGGGCTTCCGGTGGAACTCGAGAGGAGCGGGGCCGGCGCAAACTCGCTGGCGATCGTTTTCGCCTACGCATCAATCCTGACCATCACTTTGCAGTGGCCAATAGCGGCACTCATGCGAAGAGCCGGGCCGAGGATCGCCCTTCCCTTGGGGTTCGCTTTGCAGTCCCTCGGCTTCGCGTCATTGGGAGTTCTTGCGGTGTCTCCCCCGCCGGAATGGCTGCCGATCCTTCCAGCCCTGGTGCTGGTGACAGGTACCGCACTGGGGAACATGTGCGTGCAGCCAGTAGCCATGGGACTGGTTCTGGAGTTTGCGGCCGGACGCCCCACCGGCGCGTACTACGGCTTGCTGGCAAGCGCCGGAGGCCTGGCAGTAGTGCTGGGCAACACAGCTCTTGCTCCCCTCTACGAGCTCGCCTACGCGCCATCAGTCACAGCCTTCGCTCCCTGGATTTTCCTGTCCGCGTGTGGAGCCATCACTGCAGTGTTCATACGGCTTTTCGTTCCCACATCCCGCCTGCACCATGTACTTCCTCAAGACCTGAGTGCTGCCCGAGATCCGGCATCGCCTCAGAGATAG